From the Megalops cyprinoides isolate fMegCyp1 chromosome 21, fMegCyp1.pri, whole genome shotgun sequence genome, one window contains:
- the rit1 gene encoding GTP-binding protein Rit1, whose amino-acid sequence MESARGSGGSGGLSREYKLVMLGEGGVGKSAIIMQFISHRFPEDHDPTIEDAYKTQIRIDDEPANLDILDTAGQAEFTAMRDQYMRAGEGFIISYSITDRRSFQEARQFKQLIYRVRRTVDTPVVLVGNKSDLTHLRQVSVEEGRGLAREFQCPFFETSAAFRYYIDEVFAALVRQIRQREAEAARGSERKARRHHSFWTRLRSPFHRKQHSEH is encoded by the exons ATGGAGTCAGCGCGCGGGTCAGGGGGGTCGGGGGGCCTGTCCCGCGAGTACAAGCTGGTGATGCTGGGTGAGGGAGGAGTGGGAAAAAGCG ccatTATCATGCAGTTCATCAGTCACAGGTTCCCGGAGGACCACGACCCAACTATag AGGACGCCTACAAGACACAGATCCGCATTGATGACGAGCCGGCCAACCTGGACATCCTGGACACGGCAGGACAG GCTGAGTTCACAGCAATGCGGGACCAGTACATGCGGGCGGGGGAAGGCTTCATCATCTCCTACTCCATCACTGACCGGCGGAGCTTCCAGGAGGCGCGGCAGTTCAAGCAGCTCATCTACCGCGTGCGCCGCACGGTGGACACGCCCGTGGTCCTGGTGGGAAACAAGTCTGACCTCACACACCTCCGGCAG GTGTCAGTGGAGGAAGGTCGGGGGCTGGCGCGAGAGTTTCAGTGTCCCTTCTTTGAGACTTCGGCGGCTTTCCGCTACTACATCGACGAGGTGTTTGCCGCCCTGGTGCGGCAGATCCGCCAACGGGAGGCGGAGGCGGCCAGGGGGAGCGAGAGGAAGGCGCGGCGTCACCACTCCTTCTGGACCCGTTTGAGGTCCCCCTTCCACAGGAAGCAGCACTCTGAGCACTGA